A single Candidatus Deferrimicrobiaceae bacterium DNA region contains:
- a CDS encoding PEP-CTERM sorting domain-containing protein has product MRKCLLLVGVMLMLASGPASAALIDFEGLPLGPNGTNGVFGDPMNNFSIFVPGEKVDFTGGVLLNHTTNLPADQTEVYGTAGPNTFYLNPLLINFSAPVHDVSFLLLNGMTVNQSYTTRDGLGDLVTLTLAPNLSNGSQTVSFTGNIGNLVLVASDSTSWDFFIDNLQFTPNPKHCPVPEPGTLMLLGSGMVGLVIAGRKKFRR; this is encoded by the coding sequence ATGAGAAAGTGCTTGTTGCTCGTGGGAGTCATGTTGATGTTGGCATCTGGTCCCGCATCGGCCGCCCTGATCGATTTCGAAGGTCTGCCGCTCGGCCCCAATGGAACCAATGGTGTATTTGGGGATCCGATGAACAATTTTTCGATCTTTGTGCCTGGCGAAAAGGTTGATTTTACAGGCGGGGTCTTGCTGAATCACACCACTAACCTGCCGGCCGACCAGACGGAAGTTTATGGTACTGCCGGCCCCAACACGTTCTACTTAAACCCGTTACTGATCAATTTTTCGGCCCCGGTCCACGACGTTTCCTTTTTGCTGCTCAATGGGATGACGGTCAACCAGTCCTATACGACGAGGGACGGGTTAGGCGACCTCGTCACTCTGACCTTGGCACCGAATTTGTCGAACGGATCCCAGACGGTTAGTTTCACCGGGAATATCGGTAATCTCGTGTTGGTCGCATCTGATTCTACCTCTTGGGACTTTTTCATCGACAATCTGCAATTTACGCCAAACCCCAAGCACTGCCCTGTTCCCGAGCCCGGCACCTTGATGCTCCTCGGTTCCGGAATGGTTGGTTTGGTGATTGCCGGACGCAAGAAGTTCCGCCGCTAG
- the prsR gene encoding PEP-CTERM-box response regulator transcription factor gives MDKPKLLVVEDEEAIRSQMKWALNPDYQVILAENRICALEQMRQERPSLVLMDLGLPPSPRTAEEGLKCLCELLEVDGKTKVIVITGNQSKENALKAIDQGAFDFFLKPADFQEVKVVLKRALKISDMERENLALKMGDRAGEFGEFIGECPPIKRIFAVIKKVAKTDAPVLIEGESGTGKELIANAIHRSGDGFKDRPFIAINCGAIPDNLLESELFGHEKGSFTGADSQRKGRIEYAAGGTLFLDEVGELPLLLQVKLLRFLQEFKLERVGGRETVDVNVRVIAATNRELKKEVSEGRFREDLYYRLGVVNIVAPPLRERGEDIVLLANHFVGKFSEQYQRKVIGFRTDSLVAMKSYAWPGNIRELENRIKRAVIMSEKKILTPGDLELPQAGGEETTDSLKEVRGQVEREHILKTLWKCEWNISKAAQELEISRPTLHDFIKKHRLVRGAD, from the coding sequence ATGGATAAACCAAAACTGCTGGTCGTCGAGGACGAGGAAGCCATCCGCAGCCAGATGAAGTGGGCGCTGAATCCCGACTACCAGGTGATCTTGGCGGAGAACCGGATCTGCGCGCTTGAGCAAATGCGCCAGGAGCGGCCCTCTCTGGTTCTGATGGATCTCGGCTTGCCGCCATCTCCTCGAACCGCCGAGGAAGGGCTGAAATGCCTTTGCGAATTGCTGGAGGTCGACGGCAAGACGAAGGTGATCGTGATCACGGGTAATCAGTCCAAGGAAAACGCATTGAAAGCGATCGATCAGGGCGCGTTTGATTTCTTTCTCAAGCCGGCTGATTTCCAGGAAGTGAAGGTCGTGCTGAAAAGGGCGCTCAAGATCTCGGATATGGAACGCGAGAACCTTGCACTCAAGATGGGAGACCGCGCCGGCGAATTCGGCGAATTCATCGGAGAGTGCCCCCCGATCAAACGCATATTCGCCGTCATAAAGAAGGTGGCGAAAACGGATGCACCCGTATTGATCGAGGGAGAGAGCGGGACGGGCAAGGAGTTGATCGCCAACGCCATCCATCGCTCCGGGGATGGATTCAAGGATCGGCCGTTCATCGCGATCAACTGCGGCGCCATCCCGGATAATCTCCTGGAAAGCGAGCTTTTCGGTCACGAAAAGGGATCTTTCACCGGGGCGGATTCGCAACGCAAGGGAAGGATCGAGTACGCCGCAGGGGGAACCCTTTTTCTTGACGAGGTCGGGGAACTTCCCTTGCTGCTCCAGGTCAAGCTTCTCCGGTTCCTCCAGGAATTCAAGCTGGAGCGGGTCGGGGGGCGTGAAACCGTTGACGTCAACGTCCGGGTGATCGCAGCAACAAACCGGGAGCTAAAAAAAGAGGTATCGGAGGGTCGGTTCCGAGAAGACTTGTATTACCGGTTGGGCGTGGTGAACATCGTCGCGCCACCGCTTCGGGAACGCGGGGAAGACATCGTGCTGCTGGCCAATCATTTCGTCGGGAAATTTTCGGAACAGTATCAACGGAAAGTCATCGGTTTTCGCACTGACTCCCTGGTTGCGATGAAATCCTACGCATGGCCGGGCAACATCCGGGAACTTGAGAACCGGATCAAGCGGGCCGTAATCATGAGCGAAAAGAAAATTCTCACCCCCGGAGATCTTGAGTTGCCGCAGGCTGGTGGCGAAGAGACGACGGATTCATTGAAAGAAGTTCGGGGACAGGTAGAGCGAGAGCACATCCTGAAAACGTTGTGGAAATGCGAGTGGAATATCTCGAAGGCGGCGCAGGAACTCGAGATCAGCCGCCCCACCTTGCATGACTTCATTAAAAAACACCGACTCGTCCGAGGGGCTGATTGA
- the prsK gene encoding XrtA/PEP-CTERM system histidine kinase PrsK, producing MGVFILSRNFLRSVNRWFAIGMASLALTELGVFIASRDVMRAGECLLPVSWLMFALGLSRDDLLKSSPGWRAGTAFLVVTTFYFIGLLVPDIASIFPISPARGEYYSSVFIVLGLTLVLAAFETTLRASAHTQRWRIKFLLLGVGVMLLVRIYANSQQILYPSSRIDLGTMTALTDLVGIGFVGFSLVRHRLFEVDVFVSRYFVYNSFTVLAIGAYLLVVGLTAQAIRSLGGSFSNYIGIWFAFIAVLGLLSVFMSTRVQKQFKSFINRHFYRNRYDYHKEWLALTARLSSTLDPRSLLSAISEMLQETVWIEQTTLWLCDEREGELHRIGATADTASSDRITALNTAVFNSIKMHGYPVKVDDMEEVLTPEMLPKALESCRSEGISVLVPLVTGDRLVGVLGCGKSRSGHPFDREDLDLLNTVARQAANSFLIAQWSENLLRAKEMEDFHSFSAFVLHDMKNFVSMLSLVVQNAERNLDDPEFRKDAIHSIAQTVEKMKKMMEHLAGLSRDVEPDFRRTDLSRLTAEAISEVRGSLKADIREDLGKVPETLLDGGQIKRVLTNLLLNANDAMAEGGEIHLSTAFVDGKLLLTVSDDGCGMTPDYVDHRLFKPFSTTKSNGFGIGLYQTKGIIEAHGGRIDVESILGKGTSFRISLPVGTA from the coding sequence ATGGGTGTCTTCATCCTCTCCCGGAACTTCCTCCGGTCGGTCAACCGCTGGTTCGCCATCGGCATGGCATCGCTGGCGCTGACGGAACTGGGCGTTTTCATCGCTTCCCGTGATGTCATGCGGGCAGGGGAATGCCTTCTCCCTGTTTCCTGGCTCATGTTCGCCCTGGGGCTTTCACGAGACGACCTGCTGAAATCTTCTCCGGGCTGGCGCGCAGGAACGGCTTTCTTGGTCGTCACCACCTTCTACTTTATCGGCCTGCTCGTCCCCGACATCGCATCGATCTTTCCGATTTCACCCGCCCGGGGGGAATACTATTCCTCCGTCTTCATCGTGCTCGGTCTCACGCTGGTCCTCGCCGCTTTCGAGACGACGTTGCGAGCTTCGGCGCATACGCAACGCTGGCGGATCAAGTTTCTCCTGCTCGGCGTCGGTGTCATGCTCCTGGTCCGGATCTACGCCAACTCGCAGCAGATTCTTTACCCATCCAGCCGGATCGACCTGGGAACGATGACGGCCCTGACCGACCTGGTCGGGATCGGTTTCGTCGGCTTCTCCCTCGTCCGGCACCGATTGTTCGAAGTCGACGTCTTCGTTTCCCGCTACTTTGTCTACAACTCCTTTACCGTGCTGGCGATCGGAGCTTACCTGTTGGTCGTCGGGTTGACGGCACAGGCGATCCGGAGCCTGGGAGGAAGTTTCAGCAACTATATCGGAATCTGGTTCGCCTTCATCGCGGTCTTGGGGTTACTTTCCGTCTTCATGTCCACGCGCGTCCAAAAGCAGTTCAAGAGCTTTATCAATCGGCACTTCTATCGCAACCGGTACGACTATCACAAGGAATGGCTGGCCTTGACGGCGCGACTCAGCTCCACGCTGGATCCCCGCAGCCTGTTGTCGGCAATCTCCGAAATGCTCCAGGAAACGGTCTGGATCGAGCAGACGACCCTATGGCTGTGCGACGAACGGGAAGGGGAGTTGCACCGCATCGGCGCGACTGCAGATACGGCATCCAGCGACCGGATCACCGCACTGAATACGGCCGTGTTCAACAGCATCAAGATGCACGGATATCCCGTCAAAGTGGACGATATGGAAGAGGTCCTGACACCGGAGATGTTACCGAAAGCTCTCGAGTCGTGCCGGTCGGAGGGGATCTCGGTACTGGTTCCCCTGGTAACGGGCGATCGGCTCGTCGGCGTACTCGGCTGCGGCAAGAGCCGTTCCGGTCACCCCTTTGATCGCGAAGACCTCGATCTGTTGAATACGGTGGCGCGTCAGGCCGCCAACAGCTTCCTGATCGCGCAATGGTCGGAGAACCTGCTTCGCGCCAAGGAGATGGAAGACTTCCATTCCTTTTCGGCGTTCGTGCTCCATGACATGAAGAATTTCGTTTCGATGCTCTCGCTGGTCGTGCAGAACGCGGAAAGGAACCTCGACGATCCCGAGTTCAGGAAGGATGCGATACACAGCATCGCGCAAACGGTCGAGAAGATGAAGAAGATGATGGAGCACTTGGCCGGGCTTTCGCGGGATGTCGAACCGGATTTCAGGAGGACGGATCTCAGCCGGCTGACCGCCGAGGCGATTTCCGAGGTTCGCGGTTCCCTCAAGGCGGATATCCGGGAGGATCTGGGGAAGGTGCCGGAGACGCTGCTGGACGGTGGTCAGATCAAGAGGGTCCTCACCAACCTGCTCCTGAACGCGAATGACGCGATGGCCGAAGGCGGGGAAATTCACCTCTCGACCGCGTTCGTCGACGGGAAACTTCTCCTGACGGTATCGGACGACGGGTGCGGCATGACGCCGGACTACGTCGATCACCGGCTGTTCAAGCCGTTCTCGACGACCAAGAGCAACGGGTTCGGCATCGGGCTCTACCAGACGAAAGGCATCATCGAGGCCCACGGGGGAAGGATCGACGTGGAAAGCATCCTGGGGAAAGGAACCTCGTTCCGGATTTCCCTGCCGGTCGGGACCGCATAA
- a CDS encoding archaeosortase/exosortase family protein, whose amino-acid sequence MGPIISERPSEHLLLKSGWQKVALAVVVFPITIFMNAVRIVGLSLLSIHVDPGFMTGNLHHRGGVVFFLVAMLLLGCVLSALRRSEAPPD is encoded by the coding sequence ATGGGTCCAATTATTTCTGAGCGTCCTAGCGAACATCTTCTCCTCAAGTCGGGATGGCAGAAGGTTGCTCTGGCGGTGGTAGTATTCCCGATCACTATCTTCATGAACGCCGTCCGGATCGTGGGGCTGTCGCTGTTGAGCATTCATGTCGATCCTGGGTTCATGACCGGAAATCTGCACCACCGGGGCGGGGTCGTGTTTTTCCTCGTCGCTATGTTGCTGCTGGGTTGCGTATTGTCGGCGCTGCGCCGAAGCGAGGCACCGCCTGATTAG
- the nadE gene encoding NAD(+) synthase, translating into MVPIFTNNHIHPWLDIKPDEVITQIISILKDSVHKVLKKKGAVVAISGGIDSSVCAALTVEAFGRDNVYGLLLPESDSSPNSMILGEIVCKHLNINYEVINITPVLEAFGCYNLRDNVVASLFPDYNKSWKYKIVLNRNEYKENRLNHFIIVVETNTGDTMEKRLPIKEYLHLVSATNYKQRVRKTYEYYYADRMNYAVIGTPNRLEYDQGFFVKNGDGSADIKPIAHLYKSQVYLLGRALGLPETICDTIPTTDTYSMKQSQDEFYFVLPYQKLDIILWGLNNNKTAEEIAFASNITKEQVIYAIQDIIAKRKSSIPIHLSPILIENI; encoded by the coding sequence ATGGTCCCAATTTTTACCAATAATCACATTCACCCTTGGCTGGATATTAAGCCAGACGAAGTCATAACTCAAATTATCTCCATATTAAAAGATTCCGTACATAAAGTTTTAAAGAAAAAAGGTGCTGTTGTTGCAATTTCCGGCGGCATTGATAGTTCCGTATGTGCAGCACTAACCGTTGAAGCATTTGGGAGAGATAATGTATATGGTTTATTGCTGCCGGAGTCAGATTCGTCTCCAAACAGCATGATATTAGGCGAAATTGTTTGCAAACACCTTAATATAAACTATGAAGTAATAAACATTACACCAGTTTTAGAAGCATTTGGATGCTACAACCTGAGAGACAACGTGGTGGCGAGCTTATTTCCAGATTACAACAAGTCATGGAAGTATAAAATAGTTCTAAATCGCAATGAGTACAAAGAAAACCGCTTGAATCACTTCATAATTGTTGTGGAAACAAATACGGGCGATACGATGGAAAAACGCCTCCCGATAAAAGAGTACTTGCACCTGGTTTCTGCAACGAATTACAAGCAACGCGTAAGAAAAACCTATGAATATTACTACGCCGACCGCATGAATTATGCGGTAATCGGGACTCCGAATCGCCTAGAATACGATCAGGGCTTTTTCGTAAAAAACGGCGATGGATCTGCCGACATCAAACCCATTGCTCATTTATACAAAAGCCAAGTATATCTACTCGGACGAGCACTCGGTTTACCAGAAACAATCTGTGACACCATACCTACTACCGATACATACAGTATGAAGCAAAGTCAAGATGAATTTTATTTCGTGCTTCCATATCAAAAGCTGGATATAATTCTATGGGGCCTAAACAATAATAAAACTGCAGAAGAAATAGCTTTTGCCTCAAATATAACAAAAGAACAAGTAATATATGCAATCCAAGATATTATTGCTAAAAGGAAATCTTCTATTCCCATTCATTTATCCCCAATACTAATAGAAAACATCTAG
- a CDS encoding transposase: MIERDGAAAQKKCPHRLRRVEVWDAENKRTIVLLTNNMKLASVTVAAIYKDRWQIEIFFKTIKQNLKVKKFVGTNANALKIQIWTALIAILLLKYL; this comes from the coding sequence ATCATCGAACGGGATGGCGCAGCCGCTCAAAAGAAGTGCCCTCACCGGCTGCGCCGGGTCGAGGTGTGGGATGCCGAAAACAAGCGGACGATCGTCCTGCTTACCAACAACATGAAACTCGCCTCGGTGACGGTCGCTGCGATCTACAAGGATCGCTGGCAGATTGAGATCTTCTTCAAGACGATCAAGCAGAACCTGAAGGTCAAGAAGTTCGTGGGGACAAACGCCAACGCGCTCAAAATCCAGATTTGGACAGCATTGATCGCGATCCTGCTGCTGAAGTACCTGTAG
- a CDS encoding transposase — translation MHLLLDHEGYLPVFAHITKGNVHEVKMAKDLSLPSGSIVAMDRGYNDYGFFAEQGVFFVTRLKDNALCHVVEEHAVQVRGSCS, via the coding sequence TTGCACCTGCTCCTGGATCACGAGGGGTACCTGCCGGTCTTCGCCCACATCACGAAAGGAAACGTCCACGAAGTCAAGATGGCCAAGGACTTGTCGCTCCCGTCAGGTTCCATCGTTGCCATGGACCGCGGATACAACGACTACGGCTTCTTCGCGGAGCAAGGCGTATTCTTCGTTACTCGCCTGAAAGACAACGCTCTCTGCCACGTCGTCGAGGAGCACGCCGTTCAGGTGCGCGGTTCTTGTTCTTGA
- a CDS encoding DUF4372 domain-containing protein, with product MNKSIRMFGQILHVVPKSEFYAIVKETGAERDAKGYSCCGQFVSRLFCQVGQAKSLREICGGLASCLDKLKHLDISEAPHRSTLAYANEHRSWTLYQKLFSRYFRSVSLWPRER from the coding sequence ATGAACAAGTCTATCCGCATGTTCGGCCAGATTTTACACGTCGTCCCGAAGAGCGAATTTTACGCCATCGTCAAAGAAACGGGCGCCGAACGGGACGCCAAGGGCTATTCCTGCTGTGGTCAATTCGTGTCGAGGCTCTTTTGCCAGGTGGGGCAGGCCAAATCGCTGCGGGAGATCTGCGGCGGGTTGGCCAGTTGCCTGGACAAGCTCAAGCATCTGGATATTTCGGAAGCGCCGCACCGTTCGACCCTGGCGTACGCCAATGAACACAGGTCGTGGACGCTTTACCAGAAGCTCTTTTCCAGATACTTTCGATCTGTAAGCCTCTGGCCAAGGGAGCGGTGA
- a CDS encoding AMP-binding protein codes for MKREILIQEFLERSAIHTPDKIGLVCGQQRLSYKTINQYAENLACGLKSNGIKRGDRVGIYLDNSVENAISIFGVLKADAIFVLINGVTKKDKLEFILNDCGATALITNTDNLDIERSIRVPSLHLSIVTGDIDLDYSPDNNRSYLNYHELINKHGSNYLKPDNIDIDMASIMYTSGSTGFPKGVILTHLNMITAANSITEYLENNQDDIIINFLPLSFDYGLYQLLMSFKIGGRLILEQRFGYPASVLDLIETEGVTGFPGVPTIFSILLSLKFPDSQKLRTIRYITNTAAALSPAHIQRLRTLCPNAKIYSMYGLTECKRVTFLHPDDIDKKPNSVGKGMPNEEVYLIDDNNKRITNREGVGELVVRGANVMKGYWNNPEETEKYLKPGPYPWEMQLHTGDIFKIDTDGYLYFLGRSDNILKIKGEKVSPKEIENVLYSIDGILEAAVIGVDDPIWGTIAKAYVSLEEGININEIDIINYCKDNLETICVPKHVKIMKSLPKTESGKISVRQLREIELTS; via the coding sequence ATGAAACGAGAAATTCTGATTCAGGAATTTTTAGAAAGAAGTGCAATTCATACCCCTGATAAAATCGGACTTGTTTGTGGACAACAAAGGTTATCTTACAAAACTATTAATCAATACGCCGAGAATTTAGCCTGTGGCTTGAAGTCGAATGGCATCAAAAGAGGAGACAGGGTTGGAATATATCTCGACAATTCAGTCGAAAACGCTATCAGCATCTTTGGAGTACTCAAGGCAGATGCTATATTTGTATTAATTAATGGGGTAACAAAAAAGGACAAACTCGAATTTATCTTGAATGATTGCGGCGCTACCGCTCTCATCACCAATACAGATAATTTGGATATCGAAAGATCTATACGTGTTCCAAGTTTACATCTATCAATCGTAACTGGCGACATTGATCTAGACTATTCACCTGACAATAACAGATCGTATTTGAATTACCATGAATTGATCAATAAACATGGATCGAATTATCTCAAACCGGATAATATAGATATTGATATGGCCTCTATTATGTATACCTCTGGATCAACCGGGTTTCCCAAAGGAGTTATCCTGACCCATTTAAACATGATAACTGCAGCAAATTCGATAACCGAATATCTTGAAAACAATCAGGATGACATCATCATAAACTTTTTACCTCTTTCATTTGATTACGGGCTATATCAACTCCTCATGTCCTTTAAAATAGGCGGCAGGCTAATACTTGAACAAAGATTTGGGTACCCCGCCTCGGTTTTAGATTTGATCGAAACCGAAGGCGTCACAGGTTTCCCTGGGGTACCCACAATATTTTCCATCCTTCTAAGCTTAAAATTTCCAGATAGCCAAAAACTGAGAACGATTCGATACATCACCAATACCGCTGCGGCATTAAGCCCGGCTCATATCCAACGCCTCCGTACTCTATGCCCGAACGCAAAAATCTATTCTATGTACGGACTCACAGAATGCAAGCGCGTCACTTTTCTTCATCCGGACGACATCGACAAAAAACCAAACTCTGTCGGAAAAGGGATGCCAAACGAGGAAGTTTATTTAATTGATGATAACAACAAACGGATCACTAATAGAGAAGGTGTAGGTGAACTAGTTGTACGAGGGGCCAATGTCATGAAGGGGTATTGGAATAATCCAGAAGAAACCGAGAAATACTTAAAACCAGGACCATACCCGTGGGAAATGCAACTTCATACAGGAGATATTTTCAAAATAGATACCGATGGATATCTATACTTTCTCGGTAGAAGTGACAACATCTTAAAGATTAAAGGAGAGAAGGTTAGCCCAAAAGAGATAGAAAATGTATTGTATAGTATTGACGGTATATTAGAAGCGGCAGTAATCGGAGTTGATGACCCGATTTGGGGTACCATCGCAAAAGCGTATGTTTCCCTAGAGGAAGGGATCAATATAAATGAAATAGACATCATCAACTACTGCAAAGATAATCTGGAAACAATATGTGTACCAAAACATGTAAAAATAATGAAGTCTCTACCTAAAACTGAAAGCGGAAAAATATCAGTGAGACAATTAAGGGAAATAGAATTAACTTCTTAG
- a CDS encoding acyl carrier protein has product MNIKDEISNFIYNNILFGNIEHTINEKCSLLENGILDSTGILEVVAFIEERFDISIEDTELIPENLDSIANIERFISSKTKPRF; this is encoded by the coding sequence GTGAACATTAAAGACGAAATATCTAATTTTATTTACAATAATATTCTCTTTGGCAACATAGAACATACTATCAATGAGAAATGTTCCTTATTGGAAAACGGGATTCTAGACTCAACAGGAATTTTAGAAGTTGTGGCATTTATTGAGGAACGTTTCGATATTTCCATTGAAGATACAGAACTAATCCCAGAAAACCTTGATTCAATCGCCAATATCGAACGATTTATATCCAGTAAGACAAAGCCACGGTTTTGA
- a CDS encoding CatB-related O-acetyltransferase gives MSKTDFTDKQHYGLRSSTCGPLLLWIYKYRRLRKLSLSIAFRLEGGRFHSRSLRMILKKYHGIQVGAYSYGECLNPGSFPNGVTVGRYVSIGGGVRIFLRNHPMDRLSMHPFFYNKYLGFVKEDTIGTGNMEIGHDAWIGERAVITSGCTHVGIGAVIGASSVVTKDVPDFAIVAGNPARIIRYRFPEEIRKLVLESRWWELSIDEIAMHMNHMVKSIRNGTTSHPLLHEIKLKGKYCEH, from the coding sequence ATGTCAAAAACTGATTTTACTGACAAACAACATTATGGTCTTCGAAGTTCGACATGTGGGCCGCTTTTGCTCTGGATTTACAAGTATCGACGCTTACGGAAACTCTCCCTTTCAATTGCCTTCCGGCTTGAGGGAGGTCGTTTCCATTCCCGGTCCTTACGGATGATATTAAAAAAATATCATGGAATTCAGGTCGGCGCCTATAGTTACGGAGAGTGTCTGAACCCAGGCTCTTTCCCGAACGGAGTAACGGTTGGAAGGTATGTTTCAATTGGAGGCGGCGTTCGCATTTTTCTTCGTAACCACCCGATGGATCGTCTTTCGATGCATCCCTTTTTCTACAATAAATATCTTGGTTTTGTAAAGGAGGACACGATTGGAACCGGGAATATGGAGATCGGACACGATGCTTGGATTGGTGAGCGAGCTGTGATCACTTCAGGTTGTACTCATGTCGGAATCGGAGCCGTGATTGGAGCATCATCCGTCGTTACAAAGGATGTTCCAGATTTTGCTATTGTTGCTGGAAATCCGGCACGCATCATACGATATCGTTTTCCTGAGGAAATACGTAAATTGGTGCTGGAAAGTCGATGGTGGGAATTATCGATCGATGAGATTGCAATGCATATGAATCATATGGTCAAGTCTATAAGAAATGGTACGACGAGCCATCCGCTATTACACGAAATCAAATTAAAAGGTAAATATTGTGAACATTAA